A region of Cucumis melo cultivar AY chromosome 2, USDA_Cmelo_AY_1.0, whole genome shotgun sequence DNA encodes the following proteins:
- the LOC103487433 gene encoding umecyanin-like, whose protein sequence is MATKLMSSSSIACLFLVGALLQVVSAVDYDVGGDFGWNLPPNPTFFSDWTRNKTFFVGDKLVFRSKSSESHDVAEPERQTDLDGCVKPGITLSTSAVLSISLDSPRRRYFICTIGNHCNAGMKFSVDVFVNPNSALLPPPPPSSASSLRFGAVLAAAMAGLFFLLTI, encoded by the exons ATGGCTACAAAATTAATGAGTTCGAGTTCAATTGCTTGTCTTTTCCTCGTGGGAGCTCTCCTACAAGTCGTTTCCGCCGTTGATTATGATGTTGGTGGCGATTTCGGTTGGAACCTACCACCAAACCCCACCTTCTTCTCCGATTGGACTCGTAACAAAACTTTCTTTGTTGGTGATAAACTAG TATTCCGATCGAAATCATCGGAGTCCCATGATGTGGCGGAGCCTGAAAGGCAAACGGATTTAGATGGATGTGTGAAGCCAGGAATTACTTTGAGTACGTCTGCTGTGTTATCTATTTCACTTGATTCTCCTCGTCGTCGTTACTTTATTTGTACTATTGGCAATCATTGCAACGCGGGTATGAAATTTTCTGTCGACGTTTTCGTAAACCCCAACTCCGCCTTGCTACCACCACCACCGCCGAGCTCCGCCTCTTCCTTGAGATTTGGTGCAGTTTTGGCTGCAGCCATGGCTGGATTGTTCTTTCTCTTAACCATATAG
- the LOC103487432 gene encoding umecyanin-like has product MVSTQKLTFLASFLFIAVLLPAVAAIDYQVGGDFGWNLPPTPTFFSEWASNKTFFVGDTLRFNSSANETHNYAMPGSQAELDGCVKPGIVFMGGVYPVLDRPGRKYFICEVGNHCNLGMKFAVDVMPIPGSMPPNAALKLDAFPMLLLIFITIIINFLFFI; this is encoded by the exons ATGGTTTCAACACAAAAACTGACTTTCCTTGCTTCCTTCCTCTTCATTGCTGTGCTCCTTCCTGCTGTCGCTGCCATTGACTATCAGGTCGGAGGCGATTTCGGTTGGAACCTACCGCCAACTCCCACCTTCTTCTCTGAATGGGCTAGTAATAAGACTTTCTTTGTCGGCGATACGTTGC GGTTCAATTCTAGCGCGAACGAAACTCACAACTATGCAATGCCTGGGTCTCAAGCAGAGCTTGATGGGTGCGTGAAGCCGGGAATAGTTTTTATGGGGGGTGTTTATCCTGTGTTGGATCGTCCTGGTCGTAAATACTTTATATGTGAAGTTGGTAACCATTGCAATTTGGGCATGAAATTTGCTGTTGATGTTATGCCTATACCTGGGTCGATGCCACCTAATGCTGCACTCAAACTTGATGCATTTCCTATGTTACTACTGATCTTCATCACCATCATCATCAATTTCTTGTTCTTCATATGA